The Saccharolobus shibatae B12 genomic interval GGAGACTAGCGTTTTTTCTACGTTCTCTGCCTTTTTCCCTTGGAAGTCTAACATGGAAAGTAATTTATATCCTATTTGTTGAATGTTATTTTGGTGGGGAAGACAAGGTGTTATCACCTTGGTTCACCTCGTGATAATACCGTCTTCCTCACCTTAAGCTTTTCTTCAATTTGTTGAACTCTTAATATAGTTATAAATTCCATTTATTTTCTATAAAATTAATAGTACCTTACCGGAATTATTTTTGTAAAATGATTTTGGGTCTACCGAGAGAGGCGAGGCTTTCCGCCCCCTTAACTCCCATTTTTTGTAATCTGTTACAACTGATTCAAACTCCTCAACCTTTTTAGAAAGTGATAAAGCCTCACTATGATGTTTGCCACTCTTATTTAAGTACGCTATAAAATATGAAGTGTCAAGAATTAACTTTTCCATAAACTACCTCATCCACTTTTTCTGAAGAATAATCCATTTCTATGATTAAGTCATTAAAGTCTTCCATTTTTAACCCCTTTTTAACCTTTCTTTTGCTTTCATAGAAGTCTATTAGGAGCTCCATTACATCATTTAAGCTAACCTCTTCACCTTTCTCAGCTTGAATTTCACCCGCTAGCTTAATTAGCTTCCTTTTTACTTCATCAGTAACCTTTATTGTAGTATAAGCATATGTATACTTTGTATACTATGTTAAAAAGCTTTACGAAACGAATATGATTTTCTGACGTTGTTACAAAGTTTGAAAGCCATAGCCATAGCCATAGCGTCGCCATTATGTTATTATACTTGTATTATGAGTATTACTTATGGGCAGGAAGCTTGTTATTAGACTATTTCTTGTCCCTCTTGTGGTAGTCATCACGTTGTTAAGTGTGGTTAGGTAGACAGCCTTACTAATGTAGGGATTGTGGTAAGCGTTTCTTGAGTGATATTTCTAGGCATCATTATCATAAAAAGCTTAGGGATAAGGGCTTTGTTTTGAATGTTCACTTGGATTAAGCGTTATGGTAAGCAGAGGTACAGGAAGCTTGTGGGAGAAGGCTAAGGATTTAGTTAATGTTATTACTAAGGTTGTTGATATTGACTTAATTGTATAAGTGGATTTTCAATTACGTGTATACAAAGCCTTGGAGGTTTACCTAATTTACTCCGTTATAGGGATGAGAATGAGATCAAAAAGTACTTCCCATATAGATGGGCCAGTGATGACTACAACAAGTTGGAGAATCGCACGGTTGTCTCACCGCCTCAACGAGTCACTGAGGGATAGGCTTGTTAAGAGGTCTACAAAGGCTGTTAACAGAAGCGTAAACGTGATTAAGTACTCTATAGCTTTAATCTTATGGGAGAGAAAATTAATCCCAGAATTTATAACATAGTGACGACACTATCATCTATATAGAACGCCACACTCAGTCCCTTAAAGAAAGATGCTAAATGCCCCTCAGCTACGCAGCGTTGGGGAGGAGCGTCATTAACATAACTAAGATATACTAAAAATAAAGAAGTATTTTTAAATATAAAAAAATGATTGACGGAGTTATTTCATACTTAATAGTGTCTACACTTTCCAATATATTATTCACAATGGAAAACGTGAGTTTCCCTAATATTACTGTTTTTACGTTAATTCTTCCGGAAAGGTCCTTATAGTATATATTTCCATTCTATTCTCTACTCATAGATTAAGAATTTTTGAAAACGCTAGTGTTAAGGAGGGGAATGCTCAATGAGTTACTTCAGTTTTTTATCAAAGCTAGCGTTTAACCTTTATATCAATACTTGAATTTAAGGAAAATCAATGAGCTTAATCTCTAAGGAAATTGAAGCATCCAACAAACAAGGAGAGGAAAAAATAATAACTAAATCTAAGCAAAGTTTTAAGCGTAATGAGAGATGAGAAGATAAACATAGTGCTCAGAATTCTTTGGAAAGGAGGAGTTACGAGAGTTGCCGTTGAAGAAGCGAGAAATATGAAAAGCACATTAGTAGTTTACAGACATGCGGGAACACAATACGATTTGTCTAACGTTGATCTAAAAGTCCTTTTCGCCGGAGAACCGAAATGGATTTTCAAAGTATTAACATCTATTTCCGCAACTTTCTCTTTGTTTACGTATACTTCTAAGTTATACGGATCTTTTTTTCTTAAAATTAACCATGTTATTATCAAGAATTATTTCACTATCTGAAAGTGTAGAAAAAGCTGAAAGTATGTCACCCCTACTACTCATTGTATATGTAAATGAAGTACCAATGTCGGTATCATTCATATCTGATTGGAAAAGAGTTGATAAAAAATATCGCTTCAAGAAAGGAAGTTTTCCCAGTACCATTTTCCCCTACTACTATATTAACCTTTTTGAGCTCAATCTTCACTTCAAGTTCTCTGAAGCCATTGATGTCTACTTTTCTTATCACCATATTTATTAACTTTACGCTTATATTTAAAAACTATACCATAGCATCTCTAGGAGAATTCTGAAACCTTATGTCAATAAAGAAGAATTACGTTATAAGGCTCTCGTCATAAAACTATTCTATCTTTAAATACTAAGAGGATTAACACGGTTTTCCTGATATGACTTTTATTCATTTTATGTATCTAAACTGATCGATAGTTACTCGCCTTAAGGTGAATCGCTTTTACTATCGCTAGTTAAAGTTTATTTACCTTCCCTTCACTAGTTTTACTAAGTTCGTCTTCCGCATGTTGATCTTTGTTTTGATGGTTTTTACTCCTTGTACACTATATTTAAGGGTGTGGTGAGAAGGGAAGAGTTTAGATTATTGCTTATTCTTTTGTTTCTTAATGATTTATTCAATCTGGAAAATTCTCTATTTAAGTTAGAAGAAACATTTATTGATACTATAGATTTATTTTTAGGGATGCAATTTTAGATCTACAGTCTAGGATGAAGTGTTGTGCTATGACTTCGGTGAGGTCCAAGGACTAAAAGTGGATACAAATTCATGAAAATTAAATGAAGCCAAAACCCCTTTTTCTAAATAGTTTGTTTCATTTTTCCTATGTTTTTATCAAATTTGTAGCCCATAAATCTCAGCTGGTATATCTTTATATAGTACTTTGCGAAATAGTAACATATGTTAAGACCTTTAACGTCTGCTGAGGCTTATTTACAAGAGGCTGATGAGCTCTTAGAAAAGGGGGATATAGTACAAGCATCAGAGAAATACTACAAAGCAGTAGAAGAAGCAATAAAGATATTGGCCATAGAAAACAAGATTAGTACATTAGATGAGGCTAAGGCTAAGGGAAGTTGGGATTTAGAGACACTAAACAAGGCCGTTAATGAACTGGCAAAAATATACGGTGAAAGGATTATCATTGACTGGTCAGCTTCTGTAAGTTTAGTTACTACAAATTTAAACCCCGATTCAATAAGAGATATTGCAAAGTATGTGAAGGATCTTGTCAGCCTCTCCTCAACAAATAAGGGAATGGATTAGAGAAGCTGATGAGCTCTTAGAAAAGGGGGATATAGTACAAACATCAGAGAAATACTACAAAGCAGTAGAAGAAGCAATAAAGAGCCTCTCAAGAAGATCTAATCTAAGCGTCTTAAAAAGATTACGATATGGAAGATGGTCCTCTGAACTTCTATTTGATGCAGTGTATGAATTAGGAGTGAATGAAATTAAGGAGATCTGGTACATAGCTTGGGAGCTCCACATTGACGGATTTCACGAAATGAAGTTAACAGAGGAAAGATTAAGATTGGTAAAAGATAAAATTAAAAAAATTATAGATTATTTATAGAACATTGAAAGAATAGATATTGTATCTCTTATAAGAAATAATTTGGTGAAATAGAGGATAGTGTAGCTACTGAACTACTAATTATGCTACTAAAATTATTCAGCTAAAAAGTAAATGCTATCTCACGTTTTCCAGACGTAATTAGTCATATATAGCTTAATGGCGACACTGTCCCCATACTCTTTTTAATTTAACAATAATCATTTAATTTTCCTAAATAATCACTTACTCCTCTCCTCTCTGCTTCCTCTTTCAAATAATTAAAATCTAATTTGCTATGTTGTGCACAATATACTAATACAGCCTTTATTTTATCTTCGCTACTTTCCCAAAACTTCCACGCTTCTAGATACGTTAAAATTACCTCCTCTGGTGGGATAATATATATTTTATAGCCGTCTATATAAATCGACAGAGGCTGTTTCTTTAAAGAATATACAGTCCCAACAATGTCAATGCCCTTATCTGAGATCTCTCTTATTTTAGGCAAAAATATCCTAAGTCCTTTATCTGAGATCTCAGAAAGAACTAGCCTAACTATTTCAGCTCCTTGTCCCTCAACGATTATGTCAACATCCCCCGTCCTATATCCCCTCCCAGAATAGAATTCTGCTGCGAAACCACCTACTATTATTAATCTGCCTAAATTTCTCTGTTCTAAAAGCGTATTTAAGATCGCTAGAAATTTAAGAAATCGATCCGTCTCACTACCCTTTAATTCGCTTATTCTCGAATATAACTCCCTAAGCAGCCAGTCTTGTAATATATTACCTCACCTTCAAACTTAAGGCAGTCTAATTCCTCTAATAACATTATATTTTCCTCAGATAATTTAGCTAACCTCTTAAGTGCGTTATCCCCCATTTTATTTTTCCTATATCTAGGTCTCTCCTCTAATAGCCTTATTAACGTAATCCTATCCGAACTCATTATCAGATAATTTGATATTTCAAAATTATATAGCTTTATGATTGAGGAATATAAATTCATAGACGACTCTGGCTATTTGGGAAATGTAGGCCAATATTATGTTTTAGTCGCAGTTATAAGTGAAAATGAAAGAGATATTAATATAGCTTTTTCATAATAGGCACTACATGCTAACGCCTCTTATATAAAACATATTAATCAGATCTGCGTAATACAGATCTGACTGGGTGAGGCCTTTACGCCTCTTTGGCTCAAAGTTCGGCTGTCAGCTTGGCCCGCCTCCAAACCGGAAGTTGGGCTTGAAGCCCGAATAAAACATAAGGGTATATTTGGAGACCCATTCATCTGTATAACTAAACCATTAGATACTAATGAGTGAAGAGACGCACCATTTACATAAGTAATGGAGACTATACTCAATTTTAATGGAAAGGTTCCCTATACCGGAAGCTATTAAGAAAAAGACTGTATTCTTGAATCTTGAGGACTCTAAGGTTATTGAAAAGGAAGTTGAAAAAGCATTAGTCGAGTTTTTGCATGATGGAGACGTAGTCTTCTCCCCAATATCATTTGATAGTCACCCAGATCACGCCAAAAATAGGTAACAGAGAAGTTGTATCCAATGACTTACTTTTACTTAATATGGGGTTCTATGCAAACTAATTGGAGAGAGGTTAGGTTTGATATTAGAAAGTATAGGGAGCTCAAGATTAGGCTATAAATGAGTATAAAAGCAAAATTGGTGATCTCCAATTGTATAGATTCACTGGAGACTATGAGGTTTTTCGGATGAAAGTTTAAATTGCGGAATGCGAGGTCTTAATATATGGCAGATGATATAGTGTATAGGACTTTAGGGGAGTTATTAAGCAATTACGTTAAAACTTTACTAGAGAAGAGTGGTCAAGGAAAGAGGTTGAGTGAGCAGGAGTACTTGATTTTAATGAATTATTATAATAGTAAGAACATGGATTACGTATTTACAGAGTTGAGAAATATTAGGAACGAGTTGAGAGGAATTATGGAAATTATAGATAGGAAATCTAAAGAGGCCATGGATTACGCTGATAAGAGCAGAAAGGAGGCCATGGAGTATGCTGAGAAAAATAAGAAGGAGATAATAGATTACGTAGATAAGACTAAGAAAGAAATGTTGGATTATGTGGATAAGCGGTTTGAGTCAGTGGATAAGAGATTTGAGGCAATTGATAAGAGATTTGATGATCTAAACAAGAGAATTGACGATTTAAGGGAATTGATTTTAATGTTGGCTAAGAAGACATAACACTATATGTGAGCTACTCCCTCCTGAAGGAGGAAGCTTCCTGCTTCACAACTCCACCTTGCCAGTACGAGAGTACTGGTAGAGGGTGAAGCTCCACAGGCACTAAGGGCAGCTCCCACCCCGACCTACGTAAGATATTTAGAGAAGCATTATAGTCACGGTCAGCTATCCAACCGCACTTAGGACAAGTAAAGACACGGTCAGCTAAAGTCAGATCTTCCTTCACATATCCACATCTAGCACACGTCCTTGACGTGTTTGACGGATTAACTAACACAAATTTCTTTCCATACTTCCCTATCTGATATTTGATTATATCCCTTAGCTCACCAAACGATACGTCATGTAACCTCATCCTAAGCTTTCTGAGAGACTTACCAACCAGTTGTTTAACATTAATATCCTCCATTACCACAACATCGTAATTCATCGATAGATACTTCCCTATCTTCATGTACATATCCCTCTTCAAATTAGCAAGATGTTCATATGCCTTAGCTAACTTAACCTTGGCTTTAAACCAATTCTTGGAAAGGAACTCCTTCCTAGACAATTCCTTGTGCAAATGCTTAATCTTACGGAGTGCCTTCTCGTAAAACTTGAAGTTGGGTAAATATTCACCATCTGAAGTTGTTAGAAGCTTTCCAACACCAACATCTATTGCCACTACCTTGCTCGTTTCCGGGGCTTGCCGGAACACATGGTCTTCTACTACAAATGATATGTATACTCTTTCAGACTTCGTTAGCTTAACTACCACCCTCTTTACCTTGTCCAAGGGAAAGTCTCTATGGACAATGACCTTGAAGATGCCTAAGTGGGACAAACTTAGCACAAGCAGTTTCTTTTTATTCTTTCTACTTCCAGTCCTTATTTCTCTAACGGATAGTATTTTCCAACCACTTTGAGGATAGACAAGAGAATACCACTTGTGGATTTTCTTTTCCTTAGGAAAACGTGCTAATTCTTGGAAGAACCTCTGTCTTGCTTCATAAAAACGATTTGCTATTTCTTGTACCACTTGTGAATGGAGTTGTTTGTACTCCTTGTCTTGTTTTCTCAAGTCTAGGGCTAATTGTCTTAACTCTGTTTGTGTTAGACCTTTTCCATCTCTTTGGTAGAAGTAGATGTCTGCCCATCGTAACGTGTTGTATATCTCACATGCTAACTTCAACCGGGCTTTTAACGCCCTCAAGGTTTGCTCGTCAGTGTAAGCCCTAAAACGAAACGTTACG includes:
- a CDS encoding AAA family ATPase; this translates as MVIRKVDINGFRELEVKIELKKVNIVVGENGTGKTSFLEAIFFINSFPIRYE
- a CDS encoding PaREP1 family protein, with product MLRPLTSAEAYLQEADELLEKGDIVQASEKYYKAVEEAIKILAIENKISTLDEAKAKGSWDLETLNKAVNELAKIYGERIIIDWSASVSLVTTNLNPDSIRDIAKYVKDLVSLSSTNKGMD
- a CDS encoding RNA-guided endonuclease InsQ/TnpB family protein; this translates as MSIVTFRFRAYTDEQTLRALKARLKLACEIYNTLRWADIYFYQRDGKGLTQTELRQLALDLRKQDKEYKQLHSQVVQEIANRFYEARQRFFQELARFPKEKKIHKWYSLVYPQSGWKILSVREIRTGSRKNKKKLLVLSLSHLGIFKVIVHRDFPLDKVKRVVVKLTKSERVYISFVVEDHVFRQAPETSKVVAIDVGVGKLLTTSDGEYLPNFKFYEKALRKIKHLHKELSRKEFLSKNWFKAKVKLAKAYEHLANLKRDMYMKIGKYLSMNYDVVVMEDINVKQLVGKSLRKLRMRLHDVSFGELRDIIKYQIGKYGKKFVLVNPSNTSRTCARCGYVKEDLTLADRVFTCPKCGWIADRDYNASLNILRRSGWELPLVPVELHPLPVLSYWQGGVVKQEASSFRRE
- a CDS encoding PaREP1 family protein, with product MSASPQQIREWIREADELLEKGDIVQTSEKYYKAVEEAIKSLSRRSNLSVLKRLRYGRWSSELLFDAVYELGVNEIKEIWYIAWELHIDGFHEMKLTEERLRLVKDKIKKIIDYL